The following DNA comes from Gemmatimonas sp..
GCTCAGGACCGCGGCACCATCCAGCTGGAGATCATCAGGCCGACGCCACTCACCGTCTGCATCCTTGTACGGAATGAAGTGCTGGAGGCCGGCCGGCTCGCGGTGACCGCCGACCGGCAACATGATGGCGCGAAAGCCACTACCGTCACTGTTGAGGTCAAAAAAGATCGGTGGCGCGGACACATCGTACTCGAGCGCCGTGGCCGTTGCTGCATCGGAGAACAATGGCTCGCGAACGGATCCGGATCGATCGCCCACCAGCACCAGCGCCTTCTTGACAGTACCGGCGGCGATCATCGAGCCGACCAGATGCAGGGCGAACGGATAGGCCGAGCACCCGAGATTGACGTCGAAAGCGATAGTGGCATGAGACAAACCCAGCCGGTCCTGCAGGATGATCGCCGTGGACGGGATGAGATAATCGGGCGATTGCGTCACGACGATGAGGGCATCGATCTCGTCTCGCTGCCATTCCAGCGCCGCCAGAAGCCGCTCGGTCGCGTCGAAGGCGAGGTCGGAGAAGCACTGCCACTCGGGACACAACCGGCGCTCGTAGATCCCGATGTTTCGGGCGAGCCGCTCACGCTCCGCTTTCCTGGACGGCGGGCAATCGAGATTGCTGACCTTGTGCTTGGGTACACACGTGGCCATCCCGCGGTACCGGACGTTGCGCAGCGTCGAGAGGCCCATGGCCCTACCCGATCAGCGCAAAAAGGTCATTGATGGTCTTGCAGGACATCAGCGTCTCGCCGGTGATCGTCTTGCCGTACTCCATGTCGAACATCACGATCACGCCGAGCGCGGCGAGAGAGTCCCACTGTGACAGGTCGGCAAAGACCGTGTCCGGCGCGATCTCCACGGGTTCCTGGAAGTCCACGGCCGTGGTGAACTTTTCAATGAAGTCACCGATCGAAGCCATCACCACCTCACATCAGGGTAGAGCGTGCATCACCAAGGATCTGCGCAAGATACTACAGGGGGTATGGACCTGCCATGGAGCACGCCGCAGAGCGTCACCGGCCACTCGTTTCGACGTGCGCGCACCGGCGATGATGGACCAGGGCCTCCTTCGCCGCTGCCCCGAAACCGCCCCACGACCCCACGCCGAATACCTCCCGGCTGGAGACCGGCACCGCGATCCCGTTCTCGCGCAACACGTCGCGCCCACCCCGTGCACACGAGTCACCGCCCGTGATGCCGCAGATGATGCCGCGCCCGCGCCGTGAAGCGATCGGACTCGACGATCGGGAAGCCGATGCACGCCGATGTCGAATCGCCGTTGGCCACCCGCACCAACAGCGCGCCAAGTCCGGGGGCTCCCGCCAGTCGCCCGGAATCGATCGCCCCCGACGGCAGGTCCGTGCTCGCCACCTGACCGAACGCTCCTTGCTCCCCACGATGACCCGCGGCAGCGGCGGGAGTTGCCGGGAAAGATCGTCCCTGCCGGACTAGGCCGTGCGTTTGCGCATGAACAGGCTGTCGCTCCACGCGAACGCACAATCGAAGTGACCGGTCTCCAGCAGTTCATCGCCAACACGCGTGGGCCCGTCGCCGAAAGCCCACTGGTAATCGTCGAACACGATCCAGCCCCCCGGCATCACAAGCGGCTCCCACGCGTCCACATCGCGTCGCACCTGATCGTAGCGATGATTGGCATCCACGTGCAGCAGTGATACTGCACCCGTCAGTGACACTTCGCGCAGTTCGGGCACGGTGAGCAGGCCGCGTCGCCCAGCCGCTTGATATGAGCGCGCGGCATCGACGGCTTCCTCACGGATATAGCTCATGTTCGGCACTTCGCTCGCCAAGGCGAGAAACGCTTCGAACACGTGCTCCTGATCGTACGCGGACTGTGTCGCGTTCAACACGCCGGCGGCCGCCCCCTGATCCGTGATGCGCGCCCTCCCCCACGAATCCACACACACGGTGCTCCCCAGGCCATGCGCATGGGCCAGGCGCGCCAGCGCGTACGCGGAGCGCCCGTAGAACACGCCCAGCTCCACCACGTCGCCAGGCGGCGTGACCCGAGCGAGCGCACAGAGCGCCTCGAGCTTGGTCACGTCGCACTGCCCGTACGTGCGGAGAAAGCCGCGATGCAGCGACGCGTATTCGGCGACCGACAACGGCGGCGCCACCTTGCCATCCGGGGCGGGAAGACTGCTGGCCACATGGTCCGCCCGCTGCCGGCGCGCCCACGACAGACTTGGCGCGAACACCTGCCACTGCTGTTGCACGGGGTGTGCGCCACGGAAGGCGGCGCGTATCATGGCATCCATTTCGGCGAGACGCGCCAAGTGCGCCCACACCCCCACGTGCATCGTCACGAGGTGCGTCACGCCATGCGTGTGCATCGCCGCGCGCAGCGCGTCATCGAACCCGTCGTCCGACACGTACGGCAGGTGGATGGAAGCGTCGCATCCGTCGACCGGCTGCAGTGGCATGACCGAACTTGCCGCGACCACACGCATGCCGAGCATGCGGGCCGTGCGGACGATCGGCATTACGCTGTCGACATCGACCGGGAATACCAGCAGCGTCTGAGACATCGTGCAAACTACCGCGATGCGCGGTGAATCTTCAGGTGCATCACACCGCGCACCACGATCCGCACCGGCCACGTCAGGCCAATGGCTCGGCCTCGATCGGACAGGCAGGCAGGTCGACCACCTGCGACAAAGAGACGCTGGCCGACGCTGCGGAATCCTCCGGCGTGGTGGTGCGCGACGCGGGCACCGCCATGGGCGCGATCGCGAGGTCGGCCCGGGAGACGTGCGAGACATGCTGTTGTGTTCCGCTTGAACCGGCCCGACTACCGGGACCGGATCACGCGGCATCGGTGGGCAAGTGCCACCGATTGACATATTGGAGCAAATGGTCTAATATATTCCTGTGCGCCCCAAACTCTTCGATCCCGACGCCGTCATTGCCAGCGCGCTGCCCCTATTCTGGCGGCAGGGCTACGAGGGGACGCACATGCCCGAACTCCTGGACGCGATGGGGCTTGGCAAGGCGAGCTTCTATAACGCGTTCGCCTCCAAGCATGCGGTGTTCCTCACCGTCCTCGACCGCTATTTCCGCGCGGTCGATCTCGTACTCGCCAGAGCGCTCGAGGGCGTGAAGCATCGGGACGAAGCGGTTGCCCGCCTGCTGGACGCGATCTTGACCGTGGCACGCGATCCAGAAGGAAGGACAGTCGGCTGGCGCGGCTGCCTGATTGGCAACACGGCCCTCGAGATGGGGGCGCAAGACGAAACCGTGCGCGACCGCCTCAACCGGGGCGTGTGTCTCCTGCGACGCCATTTCGCCAAGGCGCTGAGCCTCGCCGATAGCGACGGACGCGTCCTGCCGGATAGCGCCGTATCCGCGCTCGCCTTGCACGCCGTTGCCGGCATCCAGGGCATCCTGGT
Coding sequences within:
- a CDS encoding ketoacyl-ACP synthase III is translated as MGLSTLRNVRYRGMATCVPKHKVSNLDCPPSRKAERERLARNIGIYERRLCPEWQCFSDLAFDATERLLAALEWQRDEIDALIVVTQSPDYLIPSTAIILQDRLGLSHATIAFDVNLGCSAYPFALHLVGSMIAAGTVKKALVLVGDRSGSVREPLFSDAATATALEYDVSAPPIFFDLNSDGSGFRAIMLPVGGHREPAGLQHFIPYKDADGEWRRPDDLQLDGAAVLSFSTQRVPPAVKRLMEYAGTSPDSIDYFVFHQANRMINETIRKKLGLPPEKVPSTLQDFGNTSGASIPVTMTARIRGELASRKNRVLLSGFGIGLSWGTALVDIEGAVFPELIEA
- a CDS encoding acyl carrier protein, giving the protein MASIGDFIEKFTTAVDFQEPVEIAPDTVFADLSQWDSLAALGVIVMFDMEYGKTITGETLMSCKTINDLFALIG
- a CDS encoding class I SAM-dependent methyltransferase, producing the protein MSQTLLVFPVDVDSVMPIVRTARMLGMRVVAASSVMPLQPVDGCDASIHLPYVSDDGFDDALRAAMHTHGVTHLVTMHVGVWAHLARLAEMDAMIRAAFRGAHPVQQQWQVFAPSLSWARRQRADHVASSLPAPDGKVAPPLSVAEYASLHRGFLRTYGQCDVTKLEALCALARVTPPGDVVELGVFYGRSAYALARLAHAHGLGSTVCVDSWGRARITDQGAAAGVLNATQSAYDQEHVFEAFLALASEVPNMSYIREEAVDAARSYQAAGRRGLLTVPELREVSLTGAVSLLHVDANHRYDQVRRDVDAWEPLVMPGGWIVFDDYQWAFGDGPTRVGDELLETGHFDCAFAWSDSLFMRKRTA
- a CDS encoding TetR/AcrR family transcriptional regulator encodes the protein MRPKLFDPDAVIASALPLFWRQGYEGTHMPELLDAMGLGKASFYNAFASKHAVFLTVLDRYFRAVDLVLARALEGVKHRDEAVARLLDAILTVARDPEGRTVGWRGCLIGNTALEMGAQDETVRDRLNRGVCLLRRHFAKALSLADSDGRVLPDSAVSALALHAVAGIQGILVLAKAGMLEEEIRAARQTLLLTLHASPPI